The Candidatus Dormiibacterota bacterium region CGTGCTCTCGCTGCTGGCGCCGCTGGAGCTGTCGCTGCTCGCCCACATCATGCTGGTGCCTCCCGCCGACATGGTGCGCAACTGCGGCATCCCGCGCGCGGTGGTGCGGCGGGCGTACCGCTCGCCCGAGGGGCGCCGCTTCATCGCCGACTCGGTGCGCAAGAGCCGCCAGCTCTGCGCCGAGCTGGGACTGCTGACCCCGGTGTCGCGGCTGGTCTGGCGGCTCGCCGGGGTGTAGCTGCCTGCCCGGCTAGACTCGCGCCGATGCGCACCAGCTTCCGCATCCGGCAGTCGTCGCGGCTCAACCTCACCGGCTACGAGGTGACGGTGTGCGACCGCTCCGGCGAGACCCTGCATCCACTGCGCGGCGACGCCGCCGACGTCGCCTGGCTCTTCGAGACCGACAAGGGCGCGCGGGTCCGGGTCCTCGGCGGCGTCCACGTGGTCGACGGTCGGAGCGTCCCCCCGGGCCAGACGCTCCCCGGCCACAGCGAGTACGTCGTGACCGGCGACCCCGAGGACCGGGTGCAGTTCACCGCCGTGACCCGCGAGGGCTCGATGAACTACGAGGGCCGCGGGCTGCGCGACCCGGGTTCAGGCTGAGGCCTTCTCCGCGACCACCACCGCCACCTCGGCGGGGGCGCCGAGCCCGCCGTCCTCCGCCACCGCCACCGCGCCGACGTGGGCGACCATGGCGTCGCGCACCTCCCGCTGCTGCTCGGGGTCGAGGCGGTTGACGTACAGCCCGGACAGCGGGCCGCCGAGGATGCCCGCGTCCGCCGCCACCTCCGCCGAGGGGAAGCGCATCCGGCCGCCGACGGCCTCGTCGTGCAGCACGGTGAGCCCGGTCTCGGCGACCATCCGCGACAGCACCCCGGGGAGCCCGTAGAAGAACATCATCGGGCACACGCTGGCGTAGTAGCGCGCCCGGCTCTCGATGAGGTCGATCACCGGGGAGAACCACACCCGCGGGGCCGCGCCCCAGACCACCACCATCAGGCGGCCGCCGGGACGCAGCACCCGGGCCATGTGCCGGAGCGCCGCCCGCGGGTCGTAGCAGTACATCAGCCCGAAGCTGCAGGTGACCACGTCGAAGGCGGCGTCGGGCTGGGACAGCCGCTCGGCGTCGTCGACGGCGAACCCGAGCCCCGGACCGGCGAAGCGCGCCGCGGCCTGCGCCACCATCGGCGGCGCGAAGTCGAGGCCCAGGGTGCTCCCCCGGGGCAGCCGGTCGGCGAGCGCGCGGGCGGTCACCCCCGGTCCGCAGGCGATGTCGCAGCCGTTCCCCTCCGGGTCGGGCGCGAGCAGGTCGAGACCGCGGGCGGTGAAGGGGGCGGTGCGCTCGGTCCAGAGCCGCTCGTACTCGCCGGCGATGCGCCCCCAGGCGTTGCGCATCCCGGTCTTCTCGGCGGGCTCCTCGGGCGGAGGCGGGTCGACGTCAGCGCTCATCGATGCGAGGTAGTCTGGCATGCGGCCGTCCCCTGCCGAGAACCGGCGCTTGACCGGATCGGGGTCAAGCTGTCAGTTTGGACAGGAGAGCGAGGTCACCGATCCACGACCCCCGGCGTGCGGGGGCCAGGGCCGGCGCCGGCCGGCCGACGAGGGGACGGCACGATGAGCGGAGAACACCGCGACTGGCGGAACGCCGGAGAGACGTTCCGTCCACGCAACCTGCTGCAGCCCTGCCTGCTCATCCTGCTGGAGGAGGAGGCCGGCTACGGCTACGAGCTGAACCAGCGGCTCGAGCACCTCGGCGGCGTCCGCTGGGACATGCCCGCCGTGTACCGCGCCCTCAACGGGCTCGAGGACGGGGGGATGATCACCTCCCACTGGGAGCGCTCGGAATCGGGTCCGGGGCGGCGCTGCTACGCCACCACCTCCACGGGCCGGGAGGTGATGGCCGGGTGGGCCCGGGAGCTGGCCGACACCGACACCATCCTCCAGACGGTGCTGCGCCGCTACGAGGCGGTCGCCCCGGAGCCGGCGGCTCGCTGAGCGGGCCCCCGGCGAGGCCGGACCGGGGGTTGCGGCGAACGCATGTTCGCCCGTAGAGTGGAGCGCCCATGGAGACGCCGCCCGACAGCCCCTACTACCGCCCCCGCGCCCGTGAGCGCATCTACCGCGGCCGCTTCCGCGTCGAGGACGGCATCCACGAGGTGACCGTCGACGGCTGGCGGCCGCTGGTGCACATCGTCCGGCAGTCGCCCGAGGGCTTCGCCTGGGGCTACGACGGGCCCAGCCCTCAGGACCTCGCCCTCGCCCTCCTCGCCGACGCCCTCGGCGAGGACCCGGAGCCAGGCTGGAACGACGGCCGGACGCTCAGCGACGACCTCTACCGCACCTTCCAGCAGGATGTGCTCAGCCGCGTCCCGGTGGGCAAGGGGTGGATGCTGCGGCGCACCCACATCCTCCGATGGGTGGGTGAGCGGGTGCCCGCCTGCCGGGCAAGGAACGGCGCCGAGCCGGTTTGACCCTCGCGGTCCCGGCTTCCAGACTGGGGTGCAGGCCCGTCATGGAGGACTGCCATGCGCAGCGTCAGCGACCGTCCCGCGACCGAGAGCGGCACCTTCACCCTCGGCGGCGACCTGGTGGTGCACCGCCTCGGCTATGGCGCGATGCAGCTCACCGGGCCCGGGGTCTGGGGTGACCCGCCCGACCACGACGAGGCGATCCGGGTGCTGCGCCGCGCCGTCGAGCTGGGGATCGACCTCATCGACACCGCCGACTCCTACGGCCCGTACGTTGCCGAGGAGCTGATCGCCGAGGCGCTCCACCCCTACCCGGCCGGCCTGGTGATCGCCACCAAGGCGGGCCTGGTGCGGACCGGGCCGGACCGGTGGCATCCGCTGGGACGGCCCGAGTACCTCCGCCAGGAGTGCCTGATGAGCCTGCGCCGGCTCCGCCTCGAGCGCATCGACCTGTTCCAGCTGCACCGCGTCGACCCGCTGGTGCCGCTCGAGGACCAGGTGGGCGAGCTGCGCGCCCTCCAGCAGGAGGGGCTGATCCGCCACATCGGCCTCTCCGAGGTGACCGCGGAGCAGATCGAGCAGGCGCGGCGGATCGCCGAGATCGTCAGCGTCCAGAATCGCTACAACCTCGCCGACCGCGAGCACGAGGCGGTGCTCGACCACTGCGAGCACGAGGGCCTGGGGTTCATCCCCTGGTTCCCGCTCGCGACCGGACAGCTGGCGCGGCCGGGCAGCCCGCTGCAGACCATGGCGGACGAGCTGGGGGCGACCCCGGCGCAGCTCGCCCTCGCCTGGCTGCTCCACCGCTCGCCGGTGATGCTCCCCATCCCCGGCACCCGCTCCGTCGCCCACCTCGAGGAGAACGCGGCCGCCGCCACCCTGCGCCTCTCGGCCGAGCAGGTGGATCAGCTCTCCCGGCTGGCCTGAGCCGCCACCGGTCCGGCGTTCACGCAGTCACGGAGCGGCCGGCCCTCGTCGAGGCGGCGCACGTTCTCGACGACGCGCTCGGCGATGCCGCGGTAGGAGACGTCGGTCACCCCCGCGATGTGCGGGGTGGCGAGCACGTCGCTGCGCCCGGCGAGCGGCGACCCGGCGGGCAGCGGCTCCTGGTCGAAGACGTCGAGCGCGGCGCCGGTGAGCAGGCCGCGGTCGAGGGCGTCGAGCAGCGCCGCCTGGTCGACGACGCCGCCGCGCCCGGCATTGACGACGCAGGCGCCGTCGGGCAGCAGCGCCAGCGCGCCGGCGTCGATCAGGCCCCGCGTCGCATCGGTGAGGGGCAGGCAGAGGAAGAGGCAGTCGCTCTGGCGGAGCAGGTCGGGCAGCCGGTCGGCGCCGCCCAGCCAGTCCAGCCCCAGCCGGGCGGCGAGCTCCGGGTCGCGCCGGCGCCTCACCCCGATCAGGCGCATCCCGAAGGGACGCAGGCGGAGCGCCAGGGCCTGGCCGATACCGCCCAGGCCGACGATGCCGGCGGTGCGACCGGCCAGGGCGCGGCCGATGGGACCGCCCCACGTCGACCCGCTGCGGGTCCCTCCTGCAGCACCGGCAGCCGGCGGCTCACCGCGATCGCCGCCATCACGCACCACTCCGCGACCGATTCCGCGTTGCCGCCACCTCCGGCCGGAACATTGGCAACCAGGATGCCGCGCCCGGTCGCCGCGGCGATGTCGACGCCGTCGAGCCCCGCGCCCCACTGCTGGATCAGGCGCAGCCCCTCGACCGCGTCCATGAGCTCGCCGTCGACCCGGCTCATCGCCGGCACCAGCACCTCGGCGGCGTGACCGCCCTCGCGCAGCCGCGAGACCGGCACCATCTCGACCGATACGCCCGGGAGGATGGCCTCGAGGTGCTCGCGGATGGCGGCGAAGGCGGTTCCGGCGACGGCGAACCGGGTCGGCGACACCGCCCCATTCAAGCAGGCCGCGCCCTCCGGGCACGGCCGGCCGCCCGCATACCATTGCGACGTGGAACGCAGCGCACCCGGCCGCGCCGTGATCGCGCTCGGGGTGGGGGCGGTGCTCCTGGCGCTGACCTGGCGGGCCTCGCCCCTCCCCTCGCCTCCGATGTACGAGGGCCTCACCGCCCAGGCGGAGCCGTATCGCTACCTGCATCCGCCGCCCGGGCTGGGCTCGACGCCGCGGCCGTCCGGCGCCCGAGCGACCAGGCCGCTCGAGGGCGGGCAGAGCCCGGCGCTGAGCCCGGCCACCGCGGAGATGCCTCCGCAGGCGCAGCTGCTCGCCGCCCGGGGCTCGTTCATCGTGCCCACGGGAGCGACCGCGGTGACGGCGACGATCGCTCCCGTCGACCCTCCTCCCGCGGCACCGATCGGCGGCGAGGTGGCCGGCAACGTGTACGACGTCAGCGTGGCCGCCGCCGGTGCGCCCCTGGCGGTGCGGCCCGGCCGTACGGTGACCGTGGTGCTGCGCGGCCCCGCGGGCATCGGCAGCCCCAGCATCGAGCGATTCGCCGGCAATGCCTGGACCCGGCTGGAGACCCAGCCGCTGGGAGCCCTCGCCGGCGACTCCTACGCCGCCGACACCGGCGCCCTCGGCGAGTTCGCGCTGGTCGCGCCCCCGGGAGCGTCGCCACCGAGAAGCGGCACCGACACCGTCGCCATCGTCCTCGCCGCCGGCGCGGTGCTGCTCACCGCCGCGACCCTGCTCGCCCTGCGGCGAAACCGGCGGGCGCGGGTGGCGGAACCTCCGGGGAGGCGGCGGAGGGCGCCCCCGCCGCGCCGGCGCCGGTGACCGGCCCGGGCCTACCCTGCCCGGCGGCTCCGTCCGGCGTGCACCGCGAGCAGCGCGCCCAGCACCCGCAGCGACGAGGGCCCGCCGCGGAGGGCGATGTCCCGGCTCTCCCACCGAGGGGCGAACTTGTTCTTGAAGCGCGCCAGCGACCGGTACTGGTAGCCGCCGAGGCCGTGGCCGTAGAGGACCCGGCGGACCGCCCGCGCCAGGCGGCCGTCGGGGGCGTCTCCGGCGGAGTCGCGGCAGGGCACCGAGCCCAGCGAGGCCACCCTCATCCCCCGCCGCTGGGCCTCGAGCAGCGCCTCGGTGAGGCAGAGGTCGACGGCGCCGGGGCCCGCCCGGGGATGGCGCCGCACCAGGTCGAGGGCGATGCCGTCGTGCCCGAGGCGGAGCCAGGAGCTGAAGGCGTGGACCACCCCGCCCGGCCCGCGCACCACCACCAGCCAGGCGCCGGGGTCGACGGTCTCCTGGAAACGGCCGAGGGAGAAGCCCATCTCCCGGTTCGAGCGCCGCTGCAGCCACGCTCGTGACACCGGCTCGAGCTCGCCGCGGAGCAGCGGCTCGGCGGTGGCCCAGGGGGCGATCGTGGCGGTGAGCCCGGCGCGGCCCGCCCTGCAGACCTCGCGCCGGAGGTTGCCCCGCTCCGGCACCGCCAGGGTGAACGTGGTGAGGTCGACGACCGCCTCCTCGCCGAACTTCAGCAGCCGCATGCCGGCGGCGCGGTAGGCGTCACGCAGCCCCGGGGCGGTCTGGTAGAAGCACGGCTCCCAGCCGCGGCGCGAGCAGGCGGCGGTGAACTCCTGGATCGCCGCCGGCTGCGCCTCCCGGGAGGCCAGCGGGTCGCCGACGCAGAGGGCGACCCCGCCGAGGGTCCGGAATGCGCTGATCGCGCCCCCGGGAAGCTCCACCGCCCGCTTGTCCGTGGTGGCGACGAAGCAGCTGATGTGGGTGCGCCCGTGGGCGCTCCGGGCGCGCTCGAGGTCGCCGGGGGTGACGCTGCGGAGCAGCCGGCCGCCCCGCGGGTAGCGGGCCACCACCGCGCCGGCGGCGAAGCCGCCGAGCATGAACGGCACCGGCACCGGTCCGGCGTGGGCGTGGGCGCCGAGGGCCAGCGCGAGGGTCTCGGCGGCCACCCCCGCGACCGCCAGGCCGCGGCCGGCGCCGGCCGGCACGGCGCCGCGGCGCACCGGGTAGGCGAGCACCAGCAGCACCGCCGCCCCGGCGAGCATCCAGGCGGCCCGCCAGGGATGCACCGGGGCGAGGGCGGCGGCGCTGATGCCGGCGAGGAGCACCCCGGCGGTGGTCCACCAGGCGAGCGGGCGCCCCAGGCAGATGCCGAGGGCGAGGGCGGCGATCGCCGCGGTGCCGGCGACCACCAGCCCCGGGGGGGTCGGGCCGTGCCCCGGGACGAGGTGCGGACGGGCGGCGAGGATGGACACCCAGGCACCGATCAGGGCCAGTGCGGCGCCGCCGCGGACGCCCGCGCCGGTGGCGGTCTGAGGCAGCCGGCGGCGCAGCCGCGGGTCGACGCTAACCATTGCAGGTCATCCGGCACTGCGGCGTGCCCGGGTCGGAGCCCCAGAGACCGCCCAGCCACTGCAGGCTGTGGACCATCTCCAGGCGCCAGGCCTCCCAGCCGTGGCCGCCCGCGACCAGGTCCTGGTGCACCGGCTGCCAGTCGAGGCGGCCGAGCTCCTGCACGAAGCTCGCCTGCTGGGGGAGGAACGCCGTGTCGCTCTGGCCGGCGCCCAGGAACAGCGGCATCCGCGCCACCGGGGCCAGCTGGGGTGCGAGCAGCCTGGGGCTGTTGGCCGCGACCGCGGCGGGCCCGAAGAGGTCGCGGCGGGCGTCGAAGAAGCCGGAGTAGCTGGCCGCCCAGCGGAAGACGTCGGGGTGGCGCATCGCCAGGTTCACCGCACCGAAGCCCCCCGAGCTCAGCCCGGCCACCCCCCGGAAGGGGACGCCGAGGGTGCGGTAGCGGTGGTCGACCTCGGGGACCGCCCGGGTGATCAGCCAGTCCTCGACGCGGTCGCCGCGCTGGCCGTTGCCCCACTCGGCGTCGCTCAGCGCCTGGCCGTTGCCGTTGGGCATCACCGCGATCACCGGGGGGAGCTCGCCCGAGCCGATCAGCTGGTCGAGCACCTGGGGCAGCTGGGCGCCGTCACCGATCCAGTTGTCCTCGTTGCCGGGGTAGCCGTGGAGGAACCAGATGACCGGGAAGTCGCGGCTCCGCTCGGCGGCGTAGTCGCCGGGGAGGTAGACCAGAGCGGGCCGGTTGTCGACGCTGAAGGACTCGAGGTGTCCGGGGCGCTGGCGTCCCGGCAGGGTGTCGGCGACGACGGCGTGCGCGGCGGCGCCCTGGGCGCCGGGTACGGTGGTGCCGCCCGCCGCCAGCGCCGGGCCGCCGCCGGCGTTGTGGGCGCCGCCGGTCGCCGGCGAGGAGTAGTCGTAGAGGGCGCTGATCGGGCCGTCCTGCACCGCGGTCATCGCCGGGCCCGAGGCCACCGCCGCGAAGAGCACCAGCGCCCCGAGGCCCGCCCAGGCGCCGCGCCTCCGCCGCACCGCCCGCACCACCCCGGCGAGGTCGCTGCGCAGCAGCTGGCCGAGGGCGGCACCGACGCTGACCACGAGCAGGGCGAGGAGGATCATGCCCAGCGGCTGGAGGATCCAGCCCCGGACCCGCAGGTGGGCGGTGAGCCCCTCGGTGGTGGCGGTGCGGGTGCCCCGCACCAGGAAGGGGCCGACCTCGATGGCGAGCAGGCTGAGCACGCCTCCGATCCGGGCGGCGCGCACGCCGCCGCCGGCGGCCACCACCACCGCCGCGGACCCGCCGGTGACCAGCAGGGTCCCCAGCAGCGCGCCACGCTCGTCGTCCATGCCGAGGCCGACCACCCAGCCCTGGAGGCCGGCTCCGAAGAGGCGCCAGAGGCCGGCGCTGAGCGCGATCACGGCGAGCGTGCTCAGCAGCGGCGGCAGCCACCTCCGGGCCCGGCGCCGCGACGCCGTCACCGCCTCGGGGGTCGCGGCCACGGGCTCGGCCGCCGCCGGTTCCGGTGGCGCCGTCGCGACCGCGACCGGGGCCGGCGCGGACGCCGCGGTGGCCTCGGCGGCGGCCGGAGACGCGGGCGCGGCCGGACGCGACCGGACGCGCCGCCGCCGCGGTGGCGCGGTCGCAGGTGCCGTCGGGGCGGCGCTCAGCTCCGGCCCGGCGGGCACCGGAGGATCGAGGACGGCCACCTCGGCCGACATCTGGTCGAGCAGGCGCCGCATCCTCGCGACGCCGTCCTCATACCCGGTGCCCTGGTGTGCTCCCACTAGCTCCTTCCCTGCGGGGGCACGCGCAGCCGATCGCATCGACGATCGCGGTCCCCCTCGTCGTGA contains the following coding sequences:
- a CDS encoding DUF6166 domain-containing protein, with amino-acid sequence METPPDSPYYRPRARERIYRGRFRVEDGIHEVTVDGWRPLVHIVRQSPEGFAWGYDGPSPQDLALALLADALGEDPEPGWNDGRTLSDDLYRTFQQDVLSRVPVGKGWMLRRTHILRWVGERVPACRARNGAEPV
- a CDS encoding class I SAM-dependent methyltransferase — its product is MSADVDPPPPEEPAEKTGMRNAWGRIAGEYERLWTERTAPFTARGLDLLAPDPEGNGCDIACGPGVTARALADRLPRGSTLGLDFAPPMVAQAAARFAGPGLGFAVDDAERLSQPDAAFDVVTCSFGLMYCYDPRAALRHMARVLRPGGRLMVVVWGAAPRVWFSPVIDLIESRARYYASVCPMMFFYGLPGVLSRMVAETGLTVLHDEAVGGRMRFPSAEVAADAGILGGPLSGLYVNRLDPEQQREVRDAMVAHVGAVAVAEDGGLGAPAEVAVVVAEKASA
- a CDS encoding NAD(P)-dependent oxidoreductase produces the protein MGRALAGRTAGIVGLGGIGQALALRLRPFGMRLIGVRRRRDPELAARLGLDWLGGADRLPDLLRQSDCLFLCLPLTDATRGLIDAGALALLPDGACVVNAGRGGVVDQAALLDALDRGLLTGAALDVFDQEPLPAGSPLAGRSDVLATPHIAGVTDVSYRGIAERVVENVRRLDEGRPLRDCVNAGPVAAQASRES
- a CDS encoding DUF2156 domain-containing protein, translated to MVSVDPRLRRRLPQTATGAGVRGGAALALIGAWVSILAARPHLVPGHGPTPPGLVVAGTAAIAALALGICLGRPLAWWTTAGVLLAGISAAALAPVHPWRAAWMLAGAAVLLVLAYPVRRGAVPAGAGRGLAVAGVAAETLALALGAHAHAGPVPVPFMLGGFAAGAVVARYPRGGRLLRSVTPGDLERARSAHGRTHISCFVATTDKRAVELPGGAISAFRTLGGVALCVGDPLASREAQPAAIQEFTAACSRRGWEPCFYQTAPGLRDAYRAAGMRLLKFGEEAVVDLTTFTLAVPERGNLRREVCRAGRAGLTATIAPWATAEPLLRGELEPVSRAWLQRRSNREMGFSLGRFQETVDPGAWLVVVRGPGGVVHAFSSWLRLGHDGIALDLVRRHPRAGPGAVDLCLTEALLEAQRRGMRVASLGSVPCRDSAGDAPDGRLARAVRRVLYGHGLGGYQYRSLARFKNKFAPRWESRDIALRGGPSSLRVLGALLAVHAGRSRRAG
- a CDS encoding alpha/beta hydrolase-fold protein; the protein is MGAHQGTGYEDGVARMRRLLDQMSAEVAVLDPPVPAGPELSAAPTAPATAPPRRRRVRSRPAAPASPAAAEATAASAPAPVAVATAPPEPAAAEPVAATPEAVTASRRRARRWLPPLLSTLAVIALSAGLWRLFGAGLQGWVVGLGMDDERGALLGTLLVTGGSAAVVVAAGGGVRAARIGGVLSLLAIEVGPFLVRGTRTATTEGLTAHLRVRGWILQPLGMILLALLVVSVGAALGQLLRSDLAGVVRAVRRRRGAWAGLGALVLFAAVASGPAMTAVQDGPISALYDYSSPATGGAHNAGGGPALAAGGTTVPGAQGAAAHAVVADTLPGRQRPGHLESFSVDNRPALVYLPGDYAAERSRDFPVIWFLHGYPGNEDNWIGDGAQLPQVLDQLIGSGELPPVIAVMPNGNGQALSDAEWGNGQRGDRVEDWLITRAVPEVDHRYRTLGVPFRGVAGLSSGGFGAVNLAMRHPDVFRWAASYSGFFDARRDLFGPAAVAANSPRLLAPQLAPVARMPLFLGAGQSDTAFLPQQASFVQELGRLDWQPVHQDLVAGGHGWEAWRLEMVHSLQWLGGLWGSDPGTPQCRMTCNG
- a CDS encoding aldo/keto reductase, translating into MRSVSDRPATESGTFTLGGDLVVHRLGYGAMQLTGPGVWGDPPDHDEAIRVLRRAVELGIDLIDTADSYGPYVAEELIAEALHPYPAGLVIATKAGLVRTGPDRWHPLGRPEYLRQECLMSLRRLRLERIDLFQLHRVDPLVPLEDQVGELRALQQEGLIRHIGLSEVTAEQIEQARRIAEIVSVQNRYNLADREHEAVLDHCEHEGLGFIPWFPLATGQLARPGSPLQTMADELGATPAQLALAWLLHRSPVMLPIPGTRSVAHLEENAAAATLRLSAEQVDQLSRLA
- a CDS encoding PadR family transcriptional regulator → MSGEHRDWRNAGETFRPRNLLQPCLLILLEEEAGYGYELNQRLEHLGGVRWDMPAVYRALNGLEDGGMITSHWERSESGPGRRCYATTSTGREVMAGWARELADTDTILQTVLRRYEAVAPEPAAR